In one window of Vanrija pseudolonga chromosome 5, complete sequence DNA:
- the exgA_3 gene encoding putative glucan 1,3-beta-glucosidase A, which produces MLPLIALVLTLAVGASASPASSRSVNTGFPYGSQKIRGVNLGGWLVIEPWITPSLFDNTGNNGIVDEWTFAAYQDRNKAQAALQQHWDTFYTEADFAQIAAAGLNHVRIPVPHYGWQLAPGEPYIQGQAPYLDKAIGWARNHGLKVLVELHTAPGSQNGYDNSGHRGDARWHTDANNLAITKQVLGQLSLKYSDPSYWQVVTAIGILNEPAGYLSPSLLSTTRQFYYDAYGATRYPWAPQGSGAKSGLAIIISDAFQPLSYWNGAYQEPNFESMLLDHHYYQSFTPSMLQWSFQDKLKGVCQEASSLASSPLWAVVGEWSPAATDCAKYLNGRGIGSRYDGSYPGSSYIGSCQGLTGKANTLRGDFKEFMHQFWDIQTQGFENYGQGWIMWTWKAESADEWSYAGGLAGGWIPQDPTQHKYSYSSVCN; this is translated from the exons ATGCTCCCGCTGATagccctcgtcctcaccctcgccgtcggcgcctccgcctcccccgcgtcctcgcgcagcgtCAACACTGGCTTCCCGTACGGCTCGCAGAAGATCCGCGGCGTCAATCTCggcggg TGGCTCGTCATCGAGCCGTGGATCACGCCCTCGCTCTTCGACAACACGGGCAACAACGGCATCGTCGACGAGTGGACGTTTGCAGCGTACCAGGACCGCAACAAGGCCCAGGCCGCGCTCCAGCAGCACTGGGACACGTTCtacaccgaggccgacttTGCGCAGATTGCTG ccgccgGGCTCAACCACGTCCGCATCCCCGTACCCCACTACGGGTGGCAGCTCGCCCCGGGCGAGCCGTACATCCAGGGCCAGGCGCCAtacctcgacaaggccatcGGCTGGGCGCGCAACCACGGCCTCaaggtgctcgtcgagctgcacACCGCCCCCGGCAGCCAGAACGGGTACGACAACTCTGGCCACCGGGGCGACGCGCGCTGGCACACCGACGCCAACAACCTGGCCATTACAAAGCAGGTGCTCGGGCAGCTGTCTCTCAAGTACTCTGACCCCTCGT ACTGGCAGGTCGTCACGGCCATCGGCATCCTCAACGAGCCGGCAGGTTACCTCTCGCCCAGCCTCCTCAGCACGACCCGCCAGTTCTACTACGACGCGTACGGCGCCACGCGCTACCCGTGGGCTCCGCAGGGCTCTGGCGCCAAGTCGGGtctcgccatcatcatctCGGACGCATTCCAGCCCCTGTCCTACTGGAACGGCGCGTACCAGGAGCCCAACTTTGAGTCGAtgctcctcgaccaccactACTACCAGAGCTTCACGCCCAGCATGCTCCAGTGGTCGTTCCaggacaagctcaagggcgTGTGCCAGGAGGCGAGcagcctcgcctcgtcgccgctgtgggccgtcgtcggcgagtggAGCCCCGCCGCGACCGACTGCGCAAAGTACCTCAACGGCCGTGGCATCGGTTCGCGCTACGACGGCTCGTACCCCGGCTCGAGCTACATCGGCTCGTGCCAGGGCCTCACGGGCAAGGCCAACACGCTCCGCGG cgACTTTAAGGAGTTTATGCACCAGTTCTGGGACATCCAGACCCAGGGCTTTGAAAACTACGGCCAGG GCTGGATCATGTGGACTTGGaaggccgagtcggccgacgagTGGTCGTACGCCGGCGGCCTGGCCGGCGGCTGGATCCCCCAGGACCCGACGCAGCACAAGTACTCGTACTCAAGTGTCTGCAACTAG
- the YML018C gene encoding putative vacuolar membrane protein produces the protein MESDPLLPKRMPTAGDPTHGLFPSASRYAVGVGLLLTVVLLWTASNFITADLETGQDSWNKPFLITYLNTSSFAIYLIPAAYRYWKKGHLSRDHDRRVARAPRSYSQFMSNTTHRQSYLVVSQEEEVVVTTPHRPRRPSLSLARSHSPSSPRVPLHPIDSQVTIPEELVADPDAKLTVRETAEVAAWWSAVWFLANWSLNAALAWSSVASVTILSSTTSFFTLTLGRMFNVEVITRAKVFSAVASFIGVILVTHSDSTVQRNLVNAADMPTHPVLGDLASLLSALFYSIYVILLKVRLGDESKADTQLMLGFAGLFNIIFLIPVFPLLHYLNWETFELPPTRTAWTIVIVNMLITLSSDYLYVLAMLKTTPMLVTIGLSLTIPFALLGSLFIPGAKDSITTMSVAGACLVVGSFFVLGWQGWEDSANEAALEEQSEQR, from the exons ATGGAGAGCGACCCGCTCCTCCCAAAGAGGATGCCCACAGCAGGCGACCCGACTCATGGCCTCTTCCCCAGCGCGTCGCGTTatgccgtcggcgttggtCTCCTTCTCACAGTAGTCTTG CTATGGACAGCGTCCAACTTCATCACGGCAGACCTCGAGACGGGCCAAGATAGCTGGAACAAGCCCTTTTT AATAACATACCTCAACACGTCGTCGTTCGCAATATACCTCATCCCAGCAGCATATCGCTACTGGAAGAAGGGCCATCTCTCGCGTGACCACGATAggcgagtcgcgcgagcaccgcgcTCGTATTCCCAATTCATGTCTAACACCACCCACAGGCAGTCTTACCTCGTCGTGTCACAGGAGGAAGAGGTTGTCGTGACCACGCCTCACAGACCACGCCGCCCATCGCTAAGCctggcgcgctcgcactcgccgtcgtcaccacGCGTACCGCTGCACCCAATCGACAGCCAGGTCACCATCCCTGAAGAACTTGTTGCCGATCCCGACGCAAAGCTCACTGTCCGCGAGACGGCCGAAGTCGCAGCATGGTGGAGCGCAGTATGGTTCCTCGCCAACTGGTCGCTCAACGCCGCCCTTGCATGGTCGAGCGTCGCCTCGGTCACGATTCTCAGCTCCACAACCA GCTTCTTCACCCTCACACTAGGGCGCATGTTCAATGTCGAGGTCATCACCCGGGCCAAGGTGTTCTCtgcggtggcgag CTTTATTGGCGTCATTCTTGTGACCCACTCGGACTCGACCGTGCAGCGCAACCTTGTGAACGCCGCAGACATGCCCACCCATCCCGTCTTAGGTGACCTGGCATCCCTCCTGTCGGCTTTGTTCTACTCGATCTACGTGATCCTGCTCAAGGTCCGCCTGGGCGACGAGTCCAAGGCCGACACTCAGCTGATGCTTGG CTTTGCCGGCCTGTTCAACATCATCTTCCTGATTCCCGTGTTCCCCTTGCTTCACTACCTCAACTGGGAGACGTTTGAGCTCCCGCCGACCCGCACCGCGTGGACCATTGTCATTGTCAACATGCTGATCACCCTGTCAAGCGACTATCTCTACGTGCTTG CCATGCTCAAGACGACCCCAATGC TTGTCACAATTGGGTTATCGCTCACGATTCCTTTCGCTCTCCTGGGGTCATTGTTTATCCCCGGCGCCAAGGACTCTATCACGACAATGTCGGTTGCCGGCGCGTGTCTTGTTGTCGGCAGCTTCTTTGTGCTCGGCTGGCAGGGATGGGAGGATAGTGCCAACGAGGCTGCGTTGGAGGAGCAGAGTGAGCAGCGATGA